The following proteins are co-located in the Desulfovibrio intestinalis genome:
- a CDS encoding branched-chain amino acid ABC transporter substrate-binding protein, with the protein MKKGMTWLAAMAVCVTLAAPAQAADPIKIGVQGAQSGDLASYGVPSLNAVKIVVDEANAKGGLLGRTIEVVAQDDQCKPEMATNAATKLISDKVDAVVGPICSGPTKASLPMFQEAALIAVSPTATTPGLTEDGKNPLFFRTVANDNAQASLTSDFMLNNLKVKKVAYLHDNGDYGKGFADKNREIMEKGGTETVLFEAVTPDAVDFSAVVRKLRRAKPDIIVFGGYQPVASKLLQQMRRDNLKTPLIGPDGVKDETFLKMTGKDSEGTYASYPKDTSTLPEYKKAREAHIKAFGSEPGFGYYNAYAAAQCLLAAMEKAGSTDTAKIKDVLRENQVDTPLGKLSFNAKGDAAGMGLSIYQVKDGKFVELDHSIVLE; encoded by the coding sequence ATGAAAAAAGGTATGACATGGCTTGCCGCAATGGCTGTTTGCGTGACTTTGGCCGCGCCTGCTCAGGCTGCTGATCCCATCAAGATCGGCGTTCAGGGTGCCCAGTCCGGCGATCTGGCCTCTTACGGCGTGCCCAGCTTGAACGCTGTGAAGATCGTTGTGGACGAAGCCAATGCCAAGGGCGGGCTGCTTGGCCGCACCATTGAAGTGGTGGCTCAGGACGACCAGTGCAAGCCTGAAATGGCAACCAACGCTGCAACCAAACTTATTTCCGATAAAGTTGACGCCGTTGTTGGCCCCATCTGCTCTGGCCCCACCAAGGCTTCGCTGCCAATGTTTCAGGAAGCCGCCCTTATTGCAGTATCCCCCACTGCGACCACGCCTGGTCTGACGGAAGACGGCAAGAACCCGCTCTTCTTCCGCACAGTGGCCAACGACAATGCCCAGGCCTCGTTGACCAGCGACTTCATGCTCAACAACCTCAAGGTCAAAAAAGTCGCCTACCTGCACGATAACGGTGACTACGGCAAGGGTTTTGCCGATAAGAACCGCGAAATAATGGAAAAAGGCGGCACGGAAACCGTGCTTTTTGAAGCCGTTACTCCTGATGCCGTGGACTTTTCCGCTGTGGTGCGCAAACTGCGCCGCGCCAAGCCCGACATCATTGTTTTCGGCGGTTACCAGCCCGTGGCCTCCAAGCTGTTGCAGCAGATGCGCCGCGACAACCTGAAGACCCCGCTCATCGGCCCCGACGGCGTGAAGGACGAAACCTTCCTCAAGATGACTGGCAAGGACAGCGAAGGCACATACGCCTCCTACCCCAAGGACACCAGCACCCTGCCCGAATACAAAAAGGCGCGTGAAGCCCACATCAAGGCTTTCGGCAGCGAACCTGGCTTCGGCTACTACAACGCCTATGCAGCGGCCCAGTGCCTGCTGGCCGCAATGGAAAAGGCCGGCAGCACCGATACCGCCAAGATCAAGGACGTTCTGCGCGAAAACCAGGTGGACACCCCGCTGGGCAAGCTCAGCTTCAACGCCAAGGGTGATGCCGCTGGCATGGGCCTTTCCATTTACCAGGTCAAAGACGGCAAGTTTGTGGAACTCGACCACAGCATCGTCCTTGAATAG
- the der gene encoding ribosome biogenesis GTPase Der, translated as MAENLPRIILVGRPNVGKSTLFNRLIRSNRAITHDRPGITRDRMDGVVRRKDMPVFGIVDTGGITLDAHAMVVEGPEGIRGFEQDILNQTEAALKDATAVAFVVDGRDGLLPLDEHLAAHVRRKGLPTLCVVNKVDGAEHEDERMAEFHALGFPLLAVSAEHGHNMNALVEDLTALLPEESSEEPPAPPTLRLAMLGRPNAGKSSLINALSGEDRMIVSDVAGTTRDSVDVRFTKNGKDYTFVDTAGVRRRTKITDNVEKYSVNSAIKSTTKADVTLLTLDAAEGVSQQDKRLMDMLNTRKTPFMILINKCDLAPRNALDQLRKNINELLSFCQHVPVLLVSALSGKDLHKILPLAQKIHEECSVRISTGKLNRAMEEVLTRHQPPVVKRSRAKFFYLTQAESQPPTFVFFVSDSERVPESYVRYLERALRKIFEISHAPMRLHLRSSHKKKTK; from the coding sequence ATGGCTGAAAATCTGCCACGCATCATTCTTGTGGGCCGCCCCAATGTGGGCAAGTCCACTTTGTTCAATCGTCTCATCCGCAGCAATCGCGCTATCACCCACGACAGGCCCGGCATCACCCGCGACCGTATGGACGGTGTGGTACGGCGCAAGGACATGCCCGTCTTCGGCATTGTGGACACAGGCGGCATCACGCTTGACGCTCACGCCATGGTGGTTGAAGGCCCGGAGGGCATTCGCGGTTTTGAGCAGGATATTCTGAACCAAACCGAGGCAGCGCTGAAAGACGCGACCGCCGTGGCCTTTGTTGTGGATGGCCGCGATGGCCTGCTGCCGCTGGACGAACATCTGGCCGCGCATGTCAGGCGTAAGGGCTTGCCCACGCTTTGCGTCGTCAACAAGGTAGACGGCGCGGAGCACGAAGACGAGCGCATGGCGGAGTTTCACGCCCTGGGCTTTCCCCTGCTGGCCGTCTCTGCCGAGCATGGCCACAACATGAATGCCCTTGTTGAAGACCTCACCGCCCTGCTGCCCGAAGAAAGCTCCGAAGAGCCTCCGGCCCCGCCAACGCTGCGCCTGGCCATGCTGGGACGCCCCAACGCGGGCAAGTCTTCTCTTATCAACGCGCTGTCGGGCGAAGACCGCATGATTGTTTCCGACGTGGCTGGCACCACCCGTGACAGCGTGGACGTACGCTTCACCAAGAATGGCAAAGACTATACCTTTGTCGATACGGCGGGTGTTCGTCGGCGCACAAAAATTACGGATAACGTTGAAAAGTATTCGGTCAACTCGGCCATCAAGTCGACCACCAAGGCAGACGTTACCCTTCTGACTCTGGATGCCGCCGAAGGCGTTAGCCAACAGGACAAGCGCCTGATGGACATGCTCAACACGCGTAAGACCCCCTTTATGATCCTTATCAACAAATGCGACCTTGCCCCGCGCAACGCATTGGATCAGCTGAGAAAAAATATCAACGAACTGCTGTCTTTCTGCCAGCATGTGCCTGTTCTGCTGGTTTCTGCCCTGTCGGGCAAGGATCTGCACAAGATTTTGCCTCTGGCACAAAAAATTCATGAAGAATGCAGCGTCCGTATCTCCACGGGCAAGCTCAACCGCGCGATGGAAGAAGTGCTTACCCGCCACCAGCCCCCTGTGGTCAAAAGGTCACGGGCCAAGTTCTTCTACCTTACCCAGGCTGAATCCCAACCGCCGACCTTTGTCTTTTTCGTGAGCGATTCCGAGCGCGTGCCTGAAAGCTATGTTCGCTACCTTGAACGGGCTCTGCGAAAAATATTTGAAATCAGCCACGCCCCCATGCGGTTACACCTGCGTTCAAGCCACAAGAAAAAAACTAAATAG
- a CDS encoding RluA family pseudouridine synthase: protein MSDDNPPPTLAVDSPATECPVVQETESGQKLLQFLQRRLNLPQAMLHRWVRTGQVRINGGRCKPFSRVQAGDTVRLPPFAIRMSAQCDSALPEPVREARSDKDPASAPPLPPLVGTSGYLWAFDKPAGLPTHPGTGHEDSLTTRLAQHFSEASFMPTPVHRLDRETSGILLVAASYAALDEAQRALRGQHMVKEYVAWITGRWPHEETCLVRHFLRKDSVRGFEKMCAVSADAPEGKEALCLVRPIQVEDGASLVQIRLLTGRTHQIRAQLSNLGYPVLGDAKYGTGRPGTALYLHALRMVLPESQAFTSLPAWTGQRALRSLPEPIDCGATLASPSAPQCGVFPLGDDGATISLLH, encoded by the coding sequence ATGTCGGACGATAACCCTCCCCCTACTCTGGCCGTGGACTCTCCCGCAACTGAATGCCCCGTTGTGCAGGAGACCGAGAGCGGCCAAAAGTTACTACAGTTTTTGCAGCGCCGTCTTAATCTCCCTCAAGCCATGTTGCACCGCTGGGTGCGCACTGGTCAGGTGAGGATAAACGGTGGCCGATGCAAACCTTTTTCTCGCGTACAGGCTGGCGATACTGTTCGCCTGCCCCCCTTTGCCATAAGGATGTCCGCGCAGTGCGACTCGGCGCTGCCTGAACCCGTACGCGAAGCACGCAGTGATAAAGACCCTGCAAGCGCGCCGCCTCTGCCTCCTCTTGTGGGCACCAGCGGCTACCTGTGGGCCTTTGACAAGCCCGCAGGGCTGCCTACCCATCCCGGTACCGGGCACGAAGACAGCCTGACAACACGGCTGGCACAGCATTTTTCAGAAGCAAGCTTTATGCCCACCCCTGTACACAGGCTGGACAGGGAAACTTCTGGCATTCTGCTTGTGGCCGCCTCTTACGCAGCCCTGGATGAAGCCCAGCGTGCCCTGCGCGGGCAGCACATGGTCAAGGAGTACGTGGCCTGGATTACAGGCCGCTGGCCCCATGAAGAAACCTGCCTTGTGCGGCATTTTTTGCGTAAGGACAGCGTGCGCGGCTTCGAAAAAATGTGCGCTGTAAGCGCAGACGCCCCCGAAGGCAAAGAAGCGCTTTGTCTGGTACGGCCCATACAGGTTGAAGACGGAGCAAGCCTCGTGCAGATTCGTCTTCTTACAGGCCGCACGCATCAGATACGCGCCCAGCTTTCAAATCTGGGGTACCCAGTGCTTGGCGACGCCAAATACGGCACTGGCCGACCAGGAACTGCGCTGTATCTGCACGCGCTGCGGATGGTTCTGCCCGAAAGCCAGGCGTTTACCAGCTTGCCTGCCTGGACAGGCCAACGTGCCCTGCGCTCCCTGCCTGAACCCATTGACTGTGGCGCCACACTGGCCTCACCGTCGGCCCCCCAGTGCGGGGTCTTCCCATTGGGCGACGATGGTGCTACAATTTCTCTTTTACATTAG
- a CDS encoding sensor domain-containing diguanylate cyclase, with amino-acid sequence MPKQSSLFAQFIQIETRDPVWEWHIPSDRLFLSSGAVTQLRLQDNIPHSMKEFLTHCPLEGLSSYLESVEKVLNGSQGPHLELIYPLDNLMVRAQMLVLQRDIFGRGSILVGSLTVIDKQTFGPVVVPVMDAPPQTQTADSFTDASRLLLALNAASDGLWDWDTSTNAIYFSPRYFSMLGYDNDAFPHVAESWISKVHPDDFENIISEQMKIIQTAAYGDNFECTYRMLRGDGAWAWILSRGYVTHRDASGKATRLVGLHTDVSASQGDRARLEDLVRNDALTGLRSRAYYGMTVERLEQQKVRPVSIIFCDMDGLKLVNDHLGHPEGSKMLCQAALILRHSLCAVDCIARMGGDEFVAILPECLPEQLTVAIERINKAFEEYNTDPDNIPIRMSIGSACAEDMETSLADLLVTADRDMLRVKHLGRASWRAHIKNWIEMHTDKTVQLEDARYM; translated from the coding sequence ATGCCCAAACAGTCGAGTCTTTTCGCCCAATTCATACAAATTGAAACCCGCGATCCTGTGTGGGAATGGCATATCCCGTCAGACAGACTTTTTTTGAGCTCTGGAGCTGTCACCCAGCTGCGGCTTCAAGACAATATCCCCCACAGCATGAAAGAATTTTTGACCCACTGCCCCCTGGAGGGATTGTCCTCATATCTCGAATCAGTAGAAAAAGTTCTCAATGGCTCACAAGGCCCGCACCTGGAGCTTATTTACCCGTTAGACAATCTTATGGTGCGTGCGCAAATGCTGGTTTTACAGCGCGATATTTTTGGCCGTGGTTCTATTTTGGTGGGTAGCCTGACCGTCATTGACAAACAAACATTCGGCCCCGTCGTTGTACCTGTTATGGACGCCCCCCCGCAGACTCAAACTGCAGATTCTTTTACTGATGCCAGCCGCCTGCTACTGGCCCTCAACGCTGCAAGTGACGGACTATGGGATTGGGACACCAGCACCAATGCCATCTATTTCAGCCCGCGTTACTTTTCAATGTTGGGATATGATAATGACGCGTTTCCTCATGTGGCAGAATCCTGGATCAGCAAAGTTCACCCTGATGATTTTGAAAATATCATTTCCGAGCAGATGAAAATCATCCAAACCGCCGCATATGGCGACAACTTCGAATGTACCTACCGGATGCTTCGTGGCGACGGCGCATGGGCCTGGATTCTAAGCCGGGGCTATGTCACCCATCGGGACGCCAGTGGGAAGGCCACCCGCCTTGTGGGACTGCATACAGATGTGAGCGCCAGTCAGGGCGACCGCGCAAGGCTTGAAGACCTGGTGCGTAATGATGCCCTTACCGGCCTGCGCAGTCGCGCCTACTACGGAATGACAGTAGAGAGGCTGGAGCAGCAAAAAGTGCGCCCAGTCAGCATCATCTTCTGCGATATGGACGGTCTCAAGCTGGTTAACGACCATCTGGGGCATCCCGAAGGCAGCAAAATGCTCTGCCAGGCAGCGCTTATTTTGCGCCACAGCCTTTGCGCCGTTGACTGTATCGCCCGCATGGGCGGTGACGAATTCGTCGCCATATTGCCGGAATGCCTGCCAGAGCAACTTACGGTTGCCATTGAACGTATTAATAAAGCCTTTGAGGAGTATAATACCGACCCGGATAATATTCCGATACGCATGTCCATCGGCAGCGCCTGCGCCGAAGATATGGAAACGTCGTTGGCTGATCTTCTGGTTACCGCTGACCGGGACATGCTGCGGGTGAAACACCTAGGACGCGCGTCCTGGCGCGCTCACATCAAAAACTGGATAGAAATGCACACAGATAAAACCGTACAGCTTGAAGACGCCCGCTATATGTAA
- a CDS encoding energy-coupling factor ABC transporter ATP-binding protein, with protein MACSMEPKHIFRLENIHFHYERDGNIRPVLQGVDLSLMPGQHIGFYGPNGSGKTTLFRCITGLIKPQQGCVRFHGQKMYTDKDFHSLRCAVGFVLQHAGDQLFFPSVLEDVAFGPLNLGLSPEEARQRALETLQELGLDGFENRLTHRLSGGEKKLVSLAAVLAMRPEALLLDEPTNGLDNEARQRIIDILQKLPTARITISHDWDFLAQVSSTYLTLSQGRLDGCAPSFNHVHAHAHPLGDEPHAH; from the coding sequence ATGGCCTGTAGTATGGAACCGAAGCACATCTTCCGCCTTGAGAACATCCATTTTCACTACGAGCGGGACGGCAACATTCGCCCCGTGCTCCAGGGCGTTGACCTGAGCCTTATGCCCGGTCAGCACATTGGCTTCTACGGCCCCAATGGCAGCGGAAAAACAACGCTTTTTCGTTGTATTACGGGCCTGATAAAACCCCAGCAGGGCTGCGTGCGCTTTCATGGCCAGAAAATGTACACCGATAAGGATTTTCACAGCCTGCGTTGCGCTGTGGGTTTTGTGCTGCAACATGCCGGGGACCAGTTGTTCTTCCCTTCTGTACTGGAAGATGTGGCCTTTGGCCCTCTCAATTTGGGTCTTTCCCCTGAAGAAGCACGGCAACGCGCCCTGGAGACATTGCAGGAACTGGGTCTGGATGGCTTTGAAAACAGGCTTACCCACAGGCTTTCCGGCGGCGAAAAAAAACTGGTTTCTCTGGCGGCAGTACTGGCCATGCGGCCCGAAGCCCTGCTGCTCGATGAGCCCACCAACGGACTAGACAACGAAGCCCGGCAGCGCATCATTGATATTTTGCAAAAGCTTCCAACAGCCCGCATAACCATATCGCACGATTGGGATTTTCTTGCCCAGGTATCCTCAACGTACCTGACCTTGTCGCAGGGCCGCCTTGACGGTTGCGCGCCCAGTTTCAACCATGTCCACGCACATGCACATCCTCTGGGCGACGAACCCCACGCCCATTGA
- the cbiQ gene encoding cobalt ECF transporter T component CbiQ produces MLDQPFVRPSVIQNIDPRARMAVAGLTALCLSLLQNVAASLAGLGLGLCLLALARPPLRPLLHRLAIVNIFALFLWCVTPLTMPGQEVARWGIVSLSAEGLHLALLVTIKSNAIVCVFLALIATMNTPTAGHALECLHCPRKLVFLFLFTARHVYDIAQQWESLSVAARLRGFRPRTNVHTYRTVASLLGLLLVRSYERSQRVREAMLLRGFSGQFRTVAVFKARPADALFVLLMLLCLAGLIAMEHRDKIYGL; encoded by the coding sequence ATGCTTGACCAACCCTTTGTTCGCCCTTCGGTCATACAGAACATTGACCCGCGCGCGCGCATGGCAGTTGCGGGGCTGACCGCCCTCTGCCTTTCGCTGTTGCAGAACGTGGCCGCGAGCCTCGCTGGCCTGGGTCTGGGCCTGTGCCTGCTGGCCCTGGCGCGCCCGCCCCTGCGCCCTCTGCTGCACCGCCTGGCCATAGTAAACATCTTTGCGCTCTTTCTGTGGTGTGTTACCCCGCTGACCATGCCGGGTCAGGAAGTGGCCCGCTGGGGCATTGTGAGTCTGAGCGCCGAAGGCCTACATCTGGCCTTGCTGGTTACCATCAAATCCAACGCCATTGTCTGCGTTTTTCTGGCCCTGATTGCCACAATGAACACGCCAACGGCAGGGCATGCCCTGGAATGCCTGCATTGCCCCCGCAAACTGGTTTTCCTTTTTCTGTTTACAGCCAGGCATGTGTACGACATTGCCCAGCAATGGGAGAGTTTGAGCGTGGCCGCACGTCTGCGCGGCTTTCGCCCGCGCACAAACGTGCACACCTACCGTACGGTGGCGTCCCTCCTGGGGCTTTTGCTGGTGCGCAGTTACGAACGCTCGCAGAGAGTGCGCGAGGCAATGCTGCTGCGCGGATTTTCAGGGCAGTTCCGCACGGTAGCGGTATTCAAGGCACGGCCTGCGGATGCCCTTTTTGTTCTACTGATGCTTCTTTGCCTTGCGGGGCTTATTGCTATGGAACACCGGGATAAAATTTATGGCCTGTAG
- a CDS encoding cobalamin biosynthesis protein CbiL, with amino-acid sequence MFYCRHASAHAASTSCHTDMPCGFGARPCLGALAPLSTSLVILVLTTALLLLFQVPAMAHRVNIFAWTEGPQVIVKCGFSGGNSVKNGDITVYDAATEKVLLQGRTNAEGLFRFDIPPAGKEHGLRIRINAGEGHQNEWQMDAAELAQAPATTTASAAAGVTGEATGGPTPALPQNAGDVHSPKTENAKSSQPALLLKNSGAPATDPQISGSGPASAEEVRSIVDAALNAQTEKFNALLDARLSPLRRQLAEMRTEGPGVREIVGGMGWFVGLAGLALYFRSRRR; translated from the coding sequence ATGTTCTACTGTCGTCACGCCTCCGCTCACGCTGCCAGCACAAGCTGTCACACTGACATGCCCTGCGGTTTCGGGGCGCGGCCGTGCCTTGGCGCTTTGGCTCCACTTTCCACGTCACTTGTGATCCTTGTGCTCACTACGGCCTTGCTGCTTCTTTTTCAGGTTCCGGCAATGGCCCACAGGGTCAATATCTTTGCCTGGACCGAAGGGCCGCAGGTTATTGTCAAATGTGGTTTCAGCGGCGGCAACAGCGTCAAAAACGGCGACATCACAGTATATGACGCTGCAACCGAAAAAGTACTGCTTCAGGGCCGCACCAATGCCGAAGGCCTTTTTCGTTTTGACATTCCGCCCGCAGGAAAAGAGCACGGCCTGCGTATACGCATCAATGCGGGCGAAGGACATCAAAACGAATGGCAGATGGATGCAGCCGAGTTGGCGCAGGCTCCTGCCACCACAACAGCCAGCGCGGCTGCCGGAGTAACAGGCGAGGCAACAGGCGGGCCAACGCCAGCCCTGCCACAGAATGCCGGAGACGTACATTCCCCAAAAACGGAAAACGCAAAGAGCAGTCAGCCAGCATTGCTGCTGAAAAACTCGGGCGCGCCAGCAACCGACCCCCAAATTTCTGGCTCCGGCCCTGCCAGCGCGGAAGAAGTACGCAGCATTGTTGATGCCGCCCTTAACGCGCAGACAGAAAAATTCAACGCTCTGCTCGACGCCCGCCTGTCCCCCCTGCGGCGCCAGCTGGCAGAAATGCGCACAGAAGGCCCGGGCGTGCGCGAAATTGTAGGCGGTATGGGCTGGTTTGTTGGATTGGCCGGGCTTGCCCTTTACTTCCGCTCACGGCGGCGTTAA
- the cbiM gene encoding cobalt transporter CbiM encodes MHIAEGVLSPPILAAGYALTAIGTAIGLRKLDYDQLMTVAILAATFFVGSLIHVPIGPSSAHLILNGLLGVLLGWAVFPAILSALALQALLFQYGGIVVLGVNTFTMGFSGLVAWYVFRLLVRLWPGMKGLRAAAFCGGAIGVLGAGLLTALALAFSDEGFLTAARLIFLAHLPVMLVEGLITMFTVGFIARVRPEMLHPSCPQCPQHSA; translated from the coding sequence ATGCATATCGCTGAAGGCGTTCTGTCCCCTCCCATTCTGGCCGCCGGGTACGCACTGACAGCCATTGGCACGGCCATCGGCCTGCGCAAGCTGGACTACGACCAACTCATGACCGTGGCCATTCTTGCGGCAACCTTTTTTGTGGGATCCCTTATTCATGTGCCCATAGGCCCCTCAAGCGCGCACCTTATTCTCAACGGTCTTCTGGGCGTTCTGCTTGGATGGGCTGTCTTTCCTGCCATTTTATCGGCGCTGGCCCTGCAGGCTTTACTTTTCCAGTACGGAGGAATCGTAGTTCTGGGGGTTAACACCTTTACCATGGGCTTTTCCGGCCTTGTGGCCTGGTATGTTTTCCGCCTTCTTGTCCGGCTTTGGCCCGGTATGAAAGGACTGAGAGCTGCGGCCTTTTGCGGAGGAGCCATAGGGGTATTAGGCGCGGGTTTGCTCACGGCGCTGGCTTTGGCGTTTAGTGACGAAGGTTTTCTTACAGCCGCGCGGCTCATTTTTCTCGCGCACCTGCCCGTGATGCTGGTTGAAGGGCTTATAACCATGTTCACTGTGGGTTTCATTGCCAGGGTTCGCCCGGAAATGTTGCACCCTTCCTGCCCGCAATGCCCGCAACATTCGGCCTGA
- a CDS encoding DUF4198 domain-containing protein: protein MWKFCCVCMALALLWGTQAQAHFGMVIPSTPTITDKKESPLKLDIAFAHPMELQGMPMVEPKAFTVTHDGAAEDLKSLLKPATILGNKAWTASYTIKKPGVYQFAVEPQPYFEPAEDCYIIHYTKTVVAAFGEEEGWGQPLGLKTEIVPLTRPFANYSGNVFQGQVLLDGKPVPGAEVEIESYNKGKGHTAPNEFYVTQVVKADQNGVFTYGVPWAGWWGFAALNTAEEKMDHQGEAKSVELGAVIWVNFAAPRVK from the coding sequence ATGTGGAAATTCTGCTGCGTGTGTATGGCCCTTGCACTGCTTTGGGGAACCCAGGCCCAGGCCCATTTTGGCATGGTCATTCCTTCCACTCCCACCATCACGGATAAAAAAGAATCCCCCTTGAAGCTTGATATTGCCTTTGCGCATCCAATGGAACTGCAAGGCATGCCCATGGTGGAACCCAAGGCTTTTACCGTGACTCATGACGGCGCAGCCGAAGATCTCAAAAGCCTTCTCAAGCCCGCAACCATTCTGGGCAACAAAGCCTGGACAGCATCCTACACCATCAAGAAACCCGGTGTGTATCAGTTTGCCGTGGAACCGCAGCCTTATTTTGAACCTGCCGAAGACTGCTACATCATCCACTACACCAAGACAGTGGTTGCGGCCTTTGGCGAAGAAGAAGGCTGGGGCCAGCCCTTGGGCCTCAAGACAGAAATCGTTCCGCTCACCCGTCCCTTTGCCAATTATTCGGGCAACGTTTTTCAAGGTCAGGTCTTGCTGGACGGCAAGCCCGTGCCCGGTGCAGAGGTAGAAATAGAAAGCTACAACAAAGGCAAGGGACACACCGCGCCCAACGAATTTTATGTCACACAGGTCGTCAAGGCCGACCAGAACGGCGTGTTTACTTATGGTGTGCCGTGGGCTGGCTGGTGGGGCTTCGCTGCCCTGAATACAGCCGAGGAAAAGATGGATCATCAGGGTGAGGCCAAATCCGTTGAACTGGGCGCCGTAATTTGGGTCAACTTTGCCGCGCCCCGCGTAAAATAA